One window from the genome of Chlamydiota bacterium encodes:
- a CDS encoding DNA-binding protein, with product MRYAKVTQGRVFVLALDHGEIVHEAIERFAAAKKIRAAALILLGGADRGSRLVAGPADGDARPVASLEVVLDDVREIAGTGTLFPDERGAPILHLHAACGRGGETITGCVRRGVKVWRIGEAILFELLGCAAVREFSAELGFAVLNPRAGEAASAAGPPKAKVSAKRKRAPARRRPRR from the coding sequence ATGAGATACGCCAAGGTGACGCAGGGACGCGTCTTCGTGCTGGCGCTTGACCACGGCGAGATCGTCCACGAGGCGATCGAGCGTTTCGCCGCCGCAAAGAAGATCCGGGCGGCGGCCCTGATCCTCCTTGGCGGCGCGGACCGCGGCAGCAGGCTCGTGGCCGGCCCCGCCGACGGCGACGCGAGACCGGTCGCGTCGTTGGAGGTCGTCCTCGACGACGTCCGCGAGATCGCGGGGACCGGCACGCTCTTCCCCGACGAACGCGGGGCCCCGATCCTGCACCTCCACGCCGCGTGCGGGCGGGGAGGGGAGACGATCACGGGCTGCGTGCGGCGGGGGGTGAAGGTCTGGCGGATCGGGGAGGCGATCTTGTTCGAGCTCCTCGGCTGCGCCGCGGTGCGGGAGTTCTCGGCTGAACTCGGTTTCGCGGTCCTCAACCCCCGCGCGGGGGAGGCGGCGTCCGCCGCCGGCCCGCCGAAGGCGAAGGTTTCGGCGAAGCGCAAGAGAGCCCCCGCGAGGCGCCGCCCGCGCCGTTGA